A genomic window from Lycium barbarum isolate Lr01 chromosome 4, ASM1917538v2, whole genome shotgun sequence includes:
- the LOC132635489 gene encoding uncharacterized protein LOC132635489 isoform X2 has protein sequence MGSSSSKNNATDSPSTPPSSVVIRRSKSTRTKVFQSTCLGSRHSQNEPTQASENQTKSNGATDPCLSENKSGGRKAEWYGKVKVKKHDETCVASNVELDDWDESSLADTVARRGDASSRASSSRSSNLSGRFLPRFGFRPGNMSFRLSRANSLGSARSIFASSQRFAISNDEDELPRSSSSGRFNNRNERPQNCDFFPSCFSNRSPSQCSEDVASNNLRFTPSSANLSDNFMDEPHPASRRGLSGDRNDTRVECTVNLFSPRNHNYTDGFDTRVSDRRSAAREPTERNISISRTLSVGRLRDRVVRRSSFPDVCSFQGETETRHASENSVRQNLGGELSSVASEGNDLILSNTSGLASGASTSYGSQYYAIESPRGRETRYNDLPDHRSNWLERRRRIRSQVYALQRLGRRFENHSGHERSCVLSGQHRAGHCTCRISTEGANLDSGSNARASISRIVMLAEALFEQPVVLSSQPSVSSIGSVPAPNEVVESLPVKSYNKIRRSSNDEVAQCYICLVEYDEGDILRTLPCHHEFHRTCVDKWLKEIHRVCPLCRGDICQSHSNQGNV, from the exons ATGGGTTCAAGTAGTAGCAAAAACAATGCAACTGATTCACCGTCAACACCGCCGTCATCGGTGGTTATTCGGAGATCTAAATCGACTCGGACTAAAGTTTTTCAGTCCACGTGTCTCGGATCTCGCCATTCTCAAAATGAACCAACTCAG GCTTCGGAAAATCAAACCAAAAGTAATGGGGCTACTGATCCTTGTTTAAGTGAAAATAAATCAGGAGGAAGAAAGGCTGAATGGTATGGAAAGGTCAAAGTTAAGAAGCATGATGAAACATGTGTAGCCTCCAATGTTGAGCTTGATGATTGGGATGAATCAAGCTTAGCTGATACCGTAGCTAGGAGAGGTGATGCTTCTTCTCGAGCTTCCTCATCTAGATCATCCAATCTTTCTGGTCGTTTCCTCCCCCGCTTCGGTTTTCGTCCTGGAAACATGAGCTTCCGGCTGAGCAGAGCAAATAGTTTAGGGTCAGCAAGGTCCATTTTTGCATCTTCACAGAGGTTTGCTATTTCAAACGATGAGGATGAGCTTCCGCGCTCAAGTTCGTCAGGTAGATTCAACAACAGAAATGAAAGGCCACAGAATTGTGACTTCTTTCCAAGTTGTTTCAGCAATCGGTCTCCTAGCCAATGTTCTGAAGATGTTGCTTCTAATAATTTACGATTCACTCCTTCGTCTGCTAACTTATCTGATAATTTTATGGATGAGCCACATCCGGCTTCCAGAAGAGGTTTGTCAGGTGacagaaatgatactagagtagAGTGTACTGTTAATTTGTTTTCTCCAAGAAATCATAATTATACTGATGGTTTCGACACTAGAGTTTCTGACAGAAGGAGTGCAGCTCGCGAGCCTACTGAAAGGAACATCAGTATTAGCAGAACCCTGAGTGTTGGTAGACTTCGTGATAGGGTTGTTCGAAGATCATCATTTCCCGATGTTTGTTCCTTTCAAGGGGAAACGGAAACGAGACATGCTAGTGAGAATAGTGTGAGACAGAATTTAGGTGGTGAATTAAGTTCGGTAGCATCCGAAGGGAATGACTTAATTCTATCAAATACTTCTGGCCTTGCATCTGGTGCCTCTACCTCTTATGGGAGCCAATATTATGCAATTGAGAGCCCTAGAGGAAGAGAAACAAGATATAATGATCTGCCGGATCATAGGTCAAATTGGCTAGAGCGGCGAAGAAGAATAAGATCTCAG GTCTATGCCCTTCAACGACTGGGAAGGCGCTTTGAGAACCACTCTGGACATGAGAGGTCCTGTGTTTTATCTGGTCAGCATCGAGCAGGTCACTGTACATGTCGTATCAGTACTGAAGGAGCTAACTTAGATAGTGGCAGTAATGCCAGGGCAAGCATTTCAAGAATTGTTATGTTGGCAGAAGCTTTATTCGAG CAACCAGTTGTGTTATCATCCCAGCCTTCTGTATCCTCAATCGGATCTGTTCCAGCACCCAATGAAGTTGTTGAATCCCTACCTGTCAAATCATACAACAAAATCCGTAGGAGTTCTAATGACGAAGTTGCACA ATGTTACATTTGTCTGGTTGAGTACGACGAAGGAGATATTTTACGAACACTGCCTTGCCATCATGAATTTCACCGGACTTGTGTTGACAAATGGCTCAAAGAAATTCATAG
- the LOC132635489 gene encoding uncharacterized protein LOC132635489 isoform X1, with the protein MGSSSSKNNATDSPSTPPSSVVIRRSKSTRTKVFQSTCLGSRHSQNEPTQASENQTKSNGATDPCLSENKSGGRKAEWYGKVKVKKHDETCVASNVELDDWDESSLADTVARRGDASSRASSSRSSNLSGRFLPRFGFRPGNMSFRLSRANSLGSARSIFASSQRFAISNDEDELPRSSSSGRFNNRNERPQNCDFFPSCFSNRSPSQCSEDVASNNLRFTPSSANLSDNFMDEPHPASRRGLSGDRNDTRVECTVNLFSPRNHNYTDGFDTRVSDRRSAAREPTERNISISRTLSVGRLRDRVVRRSSFPDVCSFQGETETRHASENSVRQNLGGELSSVASEGNDLILSNTSGLASGASTSYGSQYYAIESPRGRETRYNDLPDHRSNWLERRRRIRSQVYALQRLGRRFENHSGHERSCVLSGQHRAGHCTCRISTEGANLDSGSNARASISRIVMLAEALFEVLDEIHQQPVVLSSQPSVSSIGSVPAPNEVVESLPVKSYNKIRRSSNDEVAQCYICLVEYDEGDILRTLPCHHEFHRTCVDKWLKEIHRVCPLCRGDICQSHSNQGNV; encoded by the exons ATGGGTTCAAGTAGTAGCAAAAACAATGCAACTGATTCACCGTCAACACCGCCGTCATCGGTGGTTATTCGGAGATCTAAATCGACTCGGACTAAAGTTTTTCAGTCCACGTGTCTCGGATCTCGCCATTCTCAAAATGAACCAACTCAG GCTTCGGAAAATCAAACCAAAAGTAATGGGGCTACTGATCCTTGTTTAAGTGAAAATAAATCAGGAGGAAGAAAGGCTGAATGGTATGGAAAGGTCAAAGTTAAGAAGCATGATGAAACATGTGTAGCCTCCAATGTTGAGCTTGATGATTGGGATGAATCAAGCTTAGCTGATACCGTAGCTAGGAGAGGTGATGCTTCTTCTCGAGCTTCCTCATCTAGATCATCCAATCTTTCTGGTCGTTTCCTCCCCCGCTTCGGTTTTCGTCCTGGAAACATGAGCTTCCGGCTGAGCAGAGCAAATAGTTTAGGGTCAGCAAGGTCCATTTTTGCATCTTCACAGAGGTTTGCTATTTCAAACGATGAGGATGAGCTTCCGCGCTCAAGTTCGTCAGGTAGATTCAACAACAGAAATGAAAGGCCACAGAATTGTGACTTCTTTCCAAGTTGTTTCAGCAATCGGTCTCCTAGCCAATGTTCTGAAGATGTTGCTTCTAATAATTTACGATTCACTCCTTCGTCTGCTAACTTATCTGATAATTTTATGGATGAGCCACATCCGGCTTCCAGAAGAGGTTTGTCAGGTGacagaaatgatactagagtagAGTGTACTGTTAATTTGTTTTCTCCAAGAAATCATAATTATACTGATGGTTTCGACACTAGAGTTTCTGACAGAAGGAGTGCAGCTCGCGAGCCTACTGAAAGGAACATCAGTATTAGCAGAACCCTGAGTGTTGGTAGACTTCGTGATAGGGTTGTTCGAAGATCATCATTTCCCGATGTTTGTTCCTTTCAAGGGGAAACGGAAACGAGACATGCTAGTGAGAATAGTGTGAGACAGAATTTAGGTGGTGAATTAAGTTCGGTAGCATCCGAAGGGAATGACTTAATTCTATCAAATACTTCTGGCCTTGCATCTGGTGCCTCTACCTCTTATGGGAGCCAATATTATGCAATTGAGAGCCCTAGAGGAAGAGAAACAAGATATAATGATCTGCCGGATCATAGGTCAAATTGGCTAGAGCGGCGAAGAAGAATAAGATCTCAG GTCTATGCCCTTCAACGACTGGGAAGGCGCTTTGAGAACCACTCTGGACATGAGAGGTCCTGTGTTTTATCTGGTCAGCATCGAGCAGGTCACTGTACATGTCGTATCAGTACTGAAGGAGCTAACTTAGATAGTGGCAGTAATGCCAGGGCAAGCATTTCAAGAATTGTTATGTTGGCAGAAGCTTTATTCGAG GTTCTGGATGAAATTCATCAGCAACCAGTTGTGTTATCATCCCAGCCTTCTGTATCCTCAATCGGATCTGTTCCAGCACCCAATGAAGTTGTTGAATCCCTACCTGTCAAATCATACAACAAAATCCGTAGGAGTTCTAATGACGAAGTTGCACA ATGTTACATTTGTCTGGTTGAGTACGACGAAGGAGATATTTTACGAACACTGCCTTGCCATCATGAATTTCACCGGACTTGTGTTGACAAATGGCTCAAAGAAATTCATAG